A single Cucumis melo cultivar AY chromosome 4, USDA_Cmelo_AY_1.0, whole genome shotgun sequence DNA region contains:
- the LOC103487001 gene encoding amino acid transporter AVT1J-like isoform X2 encodes MDDEFVHRTLSGHLHAPLLNGHKQNDDVEHQPTTTIVNAGGATSFVKTCFNGLNALSGVGILSVPYALASGGWLSLLLLFVIALATFYTGLLIQRCMDAKSDIRTYPEVGELAFGNNGKIVVSVFMYVELYLVATGFLILEGDNLNNMFPDVGFELFGLRIAGQAFFVLVVALIILPSVWLDNLSLLSFVSASGVLASAIIIGSVFWCGAFDGIGFKHKGTTLINWKGIPNSISLFAFCYCAHPVFPTLYTSMKNKRQFSNVLTFCFIICTFCYASMAVMGYAMFGSDIQSQITLNLPTGKISSLIAIYTTLVNPICKYALMTVPIVTAIKNRFTSNYNTKPLTMLISTTLLVSNVIVALAIPFFGSLMSLVGAFLSVTASIILPCVCYLKISGNYKKPFGFETIIISSIIMVGVVVAIVGTYVALAEIVGQM; translated from the exons ATGGATGATGAGTTTGTCCATCGCACATTATCAGGCCACCTCCATGCGCCCCTTCTTAACGGGCACAAGCAAAATGACGACGTCGAACACCAACCAACAACCACCATCGTCAATGCCGGTGGCGCCACCTCCTTCGTCAAAACCTGCTTCAATGGACTCAACGCTCTTTCAG GAGTTGGAATTCTATCCGTTCCATACGCCCTCGCGTCAGGTGGATGGCTAAGCTTATTACTCCTATTTGTGATCGCTCTCGCCACGTTTTATACGGGGTTGCTAATCCAACGGTGCATGGATGCAAAATCGGATATAAGAACCTATCCGGAGGTTGGAGAGCTTGCATTTGGAAACAATGGGAAGATAGTAGTATCGGTTTTCATGTATGTGGAGCTATACTTAGTTGCCACAGGATTTCTAATTCTTGAAGGCGATAACTTGAACAACATGTTCCCCGACGTCGGGTTCGAACTTTTTGGCTTAAGAATTGCGGGCCAAGCGTTCTTTGTTTTGGTTGTTGCCCTCATTATCTTGCCGTCGGTTTGGCTTGACAACTTGAGTCTTCTCTCTTTTGTGTCTGCGAGTGGGGTTCTTGCATCCGCCATTATCATCGGGTCGGTATTCTGGTGTGGTGCTTTTGATGGAATTGGATTCAAACACAAAGGAACAACTCTCATAAACTGGAAAGGGATTCCAAATTCCATCAGCTTATTTGCGTTTTGTTACTGTGCTCATCCGGTGTTTCCAACATTGTATACTTCCATGAAGAACAAACGACAATTCTCCAAT GTTCTAACTTTCTGCTTCATCATTTGTACATTTTGTTATGCCTCAATGGCTGTAATGGGATATGCAATGTTTGGCTCAGACATTCAATCACAAATAACCTTAAATCTTCCAACAGGAAAAATCAGCTCATTGATTGCTATCTACACAACGTTAGTAAACCCCATTTGTAAATATGCATTAATGACTGTTCCAATTGTCACTGCCATTAAGAATCGCTTTACATCGAACTACAACACAAAGCCCTTGACTATGTTAATTAGTACCACCTTGTTAGTCAGCAATGTCATTGTAGCTCTGGCGATTCCCTTCTTCGGCTCTTTGATGTCACTCGTCGGAGCATTTCTCAGCGTCACCGCTTCGATTATACTTCCATGCGTGTGTTACTTGAAGATTTCGGGCAATTACAAGAAGCCTTTTGGATTCGAGACAATCATAATAAGTAGTATCATAATGGTAGGTGTTGTTGTTGCCATAGTTGGCACGTATGTAGCTCTTGCAGAAATTGTAGGACAAATGTAA
- the LOC103487001 gene encoding amino acid transporter AVT1I-like isoform X1: MKVKMFLDSFLRVPLLVGEKFESEVLTLEEVESNNILNPSTSQETTFLQTSFNLLNTLSGVGILSVPYALASGGWLSLLLLFVIALATFYTGLLIQRCMDAKSDIRTYPEVGELAFGNNGKIVVSVFMYVELYLVATGFLILEGDNLNNMFPDVGFELFGLRIAGQAFFVLVVALIILPSVWLDNLSLLSFVSASGVLASAIIIGSVFWCGAFDGIGFKHKGTTLINWKGIPNSISLFAFCYCAHPVFPTLYTSMKNKRQFSNVLTFCFIICTFCYASMAVMGYAMFGSDIQSQITLNLPTGKISSLIAIYTTLVNPICKYALMTVPIVTAIKNRFTSNYNTKPLTMLISTTLLVSNVIVALAIPFFGSLMSLVGAFLSVTASIILPCVCYLKISGNYKKPFGFETIIISSIIMVGVVVAIVGTYVALAEIVGQM, encoded by the exons ATGAAGGTGAAGATGTTCTTAGATTCATTTTTGAGAGTACCTCTATTGGTTGGAGAGAAATTTGAGAGTGAAGTATTGACTTTGGAAGAAGTTGAATCAAATAATATTCTTAATCCATCCACTTCCCAAGAAACCACTTTTCTCCAAACCTCTTTCAATCTCCTCAATACTCTATCAG GAGTTGGAATTCTATCCGTTCCATACGCCCTCGCGTCAGGTGGATGGCTAAGCTTATTACTCCTATTTGTGATCGCTCTCGCCACGTTTTATACGGGGTTGCTAATCCAACGGTGCATGGATGCAAAATCGGATATAAGAACCTATCCGGAGGTTGGAGAGCTTGCATTTGGAAACAATGGGAAGATAGTAGTATCGGTTTTCATGTATGTGGAGCTATACTTAGTTGCCACAGGATTTCTAATTCTTGAAGGCGATAACTTGAACAACATGTTCCCCGACGTCGGGTTCGAACTTTTTGGCTTAAGAATTGCGGGCCAAGCGTTCTTTGTTTTGGTTGTTGCCCTCATTATCTTGCCGTCGGTTTGGCTTGACAACTTGAGTCTTCTCTCTTTTGTGTCTGCGAGTGGGGTTCTTGCATCCGCCATTATCATCGGGTCGGTATTCTGGTGTGGTGCTTTTGATGGAATTGGATTCAAACACAAAGGAACAACTCTCATAAACTGGAAAGGGATTCCAAATTCCATCAGCTTATTTGCGTTTTGTTACTGTGCTCATCCGGTGTTTCCAACATTGTATACTTCCATGAAGAACAAACGACAATTCTCCAAT GTTCTAACTTTCTGCTTCATCATTTGTACATTTTGTTATGCCTCAATGGCTGTAATGGGATATGCAATGTTTGGCTCAGACATTCAATCACAAATAACCTTAAATCTTCCAACAGGAAAAATCAGCTCATTGATTGCTATCTACACAACGTTAGTAAACCCCATTTGTAAATATGCATTAATGACTGTTCCAATTGTCACTGCCATTAAGAATCGCTTTACATCGAACTACAACACAAAGCCCTTGACTATGTTAATTAGTACCACCTTGTTAGTCAGCAATGTCATTGTAGCTCTGGCGATTCCCTTCTTCGGCTCTTTGATGTCACTCGTCGGAGCATTTCTCAGCGTCACCGCTTCGATTATACTTCCATGCGTGTGTTACTTGAAGATTTCGGGCAATTACAAGAAGCCTTTTGGATTCGAGACAATCATAATAAGTAGTATCATAATGGTAGGTGTTGTTGTTGCCATAGTTGGCACGTATGTAGCTCTTGCAGAAATTGTAGGACAAATGTAA
- the LOC103487001 gene encoding amino acid transporter AVT1J-like isoform X3 produces the protein MDAKSDIRTYPEVGELAFGNNGKIVVSVFMYVELYLVATGFLILEGDNLNNMFPDVGFELFGLRIAGQAFFVLVVALIILPSVWLDNLSLLSFVSASGVLASAIIIGSVFWCGAFDGIGFKHKGTTLINWKGIPNSISLFAFCYCAHPVFPTLYTSMKNKRQFSNVLTFCFIICTFCYASMAVMGYAMFGSDIQSQITLNLPTGKISSLIAIYTTLVNPICKYALMTVPIVTAIKNRFTSNYNTKPLTMLISTTLLVSNVIVALAIPFFGSLMSLVGAFLSVTASIILPCVCYLKISGNYKKPFGFETIIISSIIMVGVVVAIVGTYVALAEIVGQM, from the exons ATGGATGCAAAATCGGATATAAGAACCTATCCGGAGGTTGGAGAGCTTGCATTTGGAAACAATGGGAAGATAGTAGTATCGGTTTTCATGTATGTGGAGCTATACTTAGTTGCCACAGGATTTCTAATTCTTGAAGGCGATAACTTGAACAACATGTTCCCCGACGTCGGGTTCGAACTTTTTGGCTTAAGAATTGCGGGCCAAGCGTTCTTTGTTTTGGTTGTTGCCCTCATTATCTTGCCGTCGGTTTGGCTTGACAACTTGAGTCTTCTCTCTTTTGTGTCTGCGAGTGGGGTTCTTGCATCCGCCATTATCATCGGGTCGGTATTCTGGTGTGGTGCTTTTGATGGAATTGGATTCAAACACAAAGGAACAACTCTCATAAACTGGAAAGGGATTCCAAATTCCATCAGCTTATTTGCGTTTTGTTACTGTGCTCATCCGGTGTTTCCAACATTGTATACTTCCATGAAGAACAAACGACAATTCTCCAAT GTTCTAACTTTCTGCTTCATCATTTGTACATTTTGTTATGCCTCAATGGCTGTAATGGGATATGCAATGTTTGGCTCAGACATTCAATCACAAATAACCTTAAATCTTCCAACAGGAAAAATCAGCTCATTGATTGCTATCTACACAACGTTAGTAAACCCCATTTGTAAATATGCATTAATGACTGTTCCAATTGTCACTGCCATTAAGAATCGCTTTACATCGAACTACAACACAAAGCCCTTGACTATGTTAATTAGTACCACCTTGTTAGTCAGCAATGTCATTGTAGCTCTGGCGATTCCCTTCTTCGGCTCTTTGATGTCACTCGTCGGAGCATTTCTCAGCGTCACCGCTTCGATTATACTTCCATGCGTGTGTTACTTGAAGATTTCGGGCAATTACAAGAAGCCTTTTGGATTCGAGACAATCATAATAAGTAGTATCATAATGGTAGGTGTTGTTGTTGCCATAGTTGGCACGTATGTAGCTCTTGCAGAAATTGTAGGACAAATGTAA
- the LOC103487000 gene encoding uncharacterized protein LOC103487000 isoform X1, translating to MPPETNKETSPEDSSIVLAPLPSQGFMKIDRIEDVHQIDVSRFDGPWSFKNETIFINLMEDEVAKGNRPTTTFTKTSWTYIKEQLYVKTGYAYSHEQLKNKYNSLRHRYKEFKKLLSDINGKGWDPVLGTITLGEAQWTNLIKVNKNAKKFKKSGCPHYGKLMGIYGDTIATTELDALPSTKLSSDSEYDNKTESDAPMSNEDYGNNRDENHGQSSMSKKSKRKREIINDIMPSFKEAYVENLKRRNDILEGRLFGLSSGEFSETSSKARDYADEDLNKCIKILNSMVDIDDKAYTKVLKQLVADTTWRKAFLCIPESRRRGFVNNL from the exons ATGCCTCCGGAAACCAACAAAGAAACAAGCCCTGAAGATTCATCCATCGTTCTCGCTCCTCTTCCTTCTCAAg GATTCATGAAGATCGATCGTATTGAAGATGTACATCAAATTGATGTATCAAGATTTGATGGGCCTTGGTCATTTAAAAATGAGACAATTTTTATCAATTTGATGGAAGATGAAGTTGCAAAAGGAAATCGTCCAACTACAACCTTTACCAAAACTAGTTGGACTTATATTAAGGAACAACTGTATGTAAAAACAGGATATGCTTATTCTCAtgaacaattgaaaaataagtatAACAGTCTTAGACATCGTTATAAAGAATTCAAAAAGTTGTTGAGTGATATTAATGGAAAAGGTTGGGATCCTGTATTGGGAACTATTACTTTAGGAGAGGCGCAGTGGACTAATCTCATTAAG GTTAACAAGAACGCTAAGAAGTTCAAAAAGAGTGGATGTCCACATTACGGAAAATTGATGGGAATATATGGAGATACAATTGCAACAACAGAGCTTGATGCTCTTCCATCTACAAAACTTTCTTCAGATTCTGAATATGACAATAAAACAGAAAGTGATGCTCCAATGAGCAATGAAGATTATGGAAATAATAGAGATGAAAATCATGGTCAGAGTAGCATGAGcaagaaatctaaaagaaaaagagaaatcaTAAATGATATAATGCCATCTTTCAAGGAAGCTTATGTTGAGAATTTAAAGAGGAGAAATGATATACTTGAAGGAAGACTTTTTGGTCTTTCATCAGGTGAATTTAGCGAAACTTCGTCGAAAGCAAGAGATTATGCCGATGAAGACTTAAACAAATgcatcaaaattttaaatagcaTGGTCGATATTGATGATAAAGCTTATACAAAAGTATTGAAACAATTGGTTGCTGACACTACTTGGAGAAAAGCATTtttgtgtattcctgaatcaagAAGGAGAGGATTTGTTAATAATCTTTAA
- the LOC103487000 gene encoding L10-interacting MYB domain-containing protein-like isoform X2 has protein sequence MKIDRIEDVHQIDVSRFDGPWSFKNETIFINLMEDEVAKGNRPTTTFTKTSWTYIKEQLYVKTGYAYSHEQLKNKYNSLRHRYKEFKKLLSDINGKGWDPVLGTITLGEAQWTNLIKVNKNAKKFKKSGCPHYGKLMGIYGDTIATTELDALPSTKLSSDSEYDNKTESDAPMSNEDYGNNRDENHGQSSMSKKSKRKREIINDIMPSFKEAYVENLKRRNDILEGRLFGLSSGEFSETSSKARDYADEDLNKCIKILNSMVDIDDKAYTKVLKQLVADTTWRKAFLCIPESRRRGFVNNL, from the exons ATGAAGATCGATCGTATTGAAGATGTACATCAAATTGATGTATCAAGATTTGATGGGCCTTGGTCATTTAAAAATGAGACAATTTTTATCAATTTGATGGAAGATGAAGTTGCAAAAGGAAATCGTCCAACTACAACCTTTACCAAAACTAGTTGGACTTATATTAAGGAACAACTGTATGTAAAAACAGGATATGCTTATTCTCAtgaacaattgaaaaataagtatAACAGTCTTAGACATCGTTATAAAGAATTCAAAAAGTTGTTGAGTGATATTAATGGAAAAGGTTGGGATCCTGTATTGGGAACTATTACTTTAGGAGAGGCGCAGTGGACTAATCTCATTAAG GTTAACAAGAACGCTAAGAAGTTCAAAAAGAGTGGATGTCCACATTACGGAAAATTGATGGGAATATATGGAGATACAATTGCAACAACAGAGCTTGATGCTCTTCCATCTACAAAACTTTCTTCAGATTCTGAATATGACAATAAAACAGAAAGTGATGCTCCAATGAGCAATGAAGATTATGGAAATAATAGAGATGAAAATCATGGTCAGAGTAGCATGAGcaagaaatctaaaagaaaaagagaaatcaTAAATGATATAATGCCATCTTTCAAGGAAGCTTATGTTGAGAATTTAAAGAGGAGAAATGATATACTTGAAGGAAGACTTTTTGGTCTTTCATCAGGTGAATTTAGCGAAACTTCGTCGAAAGCAAGAGATTATGCCGATGAAGACTTAAACAAATgcatcaaaattttaaatagcaTGGTCGATATTGATGATAAAGCTTATACAAAAGTATTGAAACAATTGGTTGCTGACACTACTTGGAGAAAAGCATTtttgtgtattcctgaatcaagAAGGAGAGGATTTGTTAATAATCTTTAA